A single Anopheles arabiensis isolate DONGOLA chromosome 2, AaraD3, whole genome shotgun sequence DNA region contains:
- the LOC120897241 gene encoding BTB/POZ domain-containing protein kctd15 — protein sequence MERDRDRDRDRERDRAAERDVKPLEPRDLSATRLFTATQIKISTSPTTSPTISNSSSPTPTPPIPAVSPAVTGVGSGYHHANHKQITGIPCVAAASKYTAPVHIDVGGTIYTSSLETLTKYPDSRLAKLFNGCIPIVLDSLKQHYFIDRDGGMFRHILNFMRNSKLLVSEDFPDLELLLEEAKYFDIVPMIKQIELLKKERQRSGNGIPPFGGGSRSKCKGTVQADTASHDVVALHISPDLGERILISAERAVLDEVFPETNQAILDARTGAAWNQFDGRQVIRFPLNGYCKLNSIQVLTRLLNAGFSVEASTGGGVETQQFSEYLLIRKSAM from the exons ATGGAGCGGGACCGTGATCGTGACCGCGATCGCGAACGTGACCGGGCAGCCGAGCGGGACGTGAAGCCGCTCGAGCCGCGCGACCTGTCCGCGACGCGCCTGTTCACCGCGACGCAGATCAAAATCAGCACCTCGCCCACCACATCACCGACCATCTCGAACTCGTCGTCGCCCACACCGACCCCCCCGATACCGGCCGTCTCGCCCGCGGTGACGGGCGTCGGCAGCGGGTACCACCATGCGAACCACAAGCAGATCACCGGCATACCGTGCGTGGCCGCCGCGTCCAAGTATACCGCACCGGTGCACATCGATGTCGGCGGTACGATCTACACCAGCTCGCTGGAAACATTAACCAA ATATCCCGACTCGCGGCTAGCCAAACTCTTCAACGGCTGCATCCCGATCGTGCTGGATTCGCTCAAGCAGCACTACTTCATCGACCGTGACGGTGGTATGTTTCGCCATATACTTAACTTTATGCGCAACTCAAAGCTGCTCGTGTCGGAAGACTTCCCGGacctggagctgctgctggaggaggcCAAATATTTCGATATTGTTC CTATGATCAAACAGATCGAACTGCTGAAGAAGGAGCGGCAACGCAGCGGGAATGGTATTCCACCGTTCGGCGGGGGCAGTCGGAGCAAATGTAAGGGAACGGTACAGGCGGACACGGCCAGCCACGACGTGGTGGCGCTGCACATCTCGCCCGACCTGGGCGAGCGCATACTGATCTCGGCCGAGCGGGCCGTCCTGGACGAGGTGTTTCCCGAGACGAACCAGGCGATCCTGGACGCGCGGACCGGTGCCGCTTGGAACCAGTTTGACGGCCGGCAGGTGATACGGTTTCCGCTGAACGGATACTGCAAGCTCAACTCCATCCAGGTGCTGACCCGGCTGCTGAATGCGGGCTTCAGCGTGGAGGCCAGCACCGGGGGCGGCGTCGAGACGCAGCAGTTCTCCGAGTATCTGCTGATACGCAAGAGCGCGATGTGA
- the LOC120896329 gene encoding CUB and peptidase domain-containing protein 1-like, giving the protein MGKVISECWGIPIRAVMALLGLLLIQQPSEVAASTCGVRRLSPMGLVTKGIIAEPGDWPWHVALFAHMKSAKPEYKCGGSIISQHFVLSAAHCIKEPNPDHYFLKAGIHHLNNDNDTSVIVYNLFEIILHPKYDRHTFYNDIALMRPDRAISFASFSIFPICLWPSHNATLIDVLSRSGIAVGFGFDETHRISETLQQASMKVIEKQQCIEQLPEHVRFLPQDAGKMCAIGTESGANVCSGDSGGGLYFAKDQVWYLRGIVSAAARRDLDTGEATCNAALPATYTDVAQYTTWINAHQQLVDQRNLLKLEECGVARNSEVQDEMKKPVFNQYPWNALLEFRQLDKVQTHLVCSGILIHPRYVLAVGHCVEGVFSNYKLQSVRLGEYNIRSVEDADPNAPATTITSQSVDIEQVFFHPNYNKPQYANNLALLKLKHNADTSKPNIKPICLPAVDDYKETFLTVSGWKRNKLVFPKMERDAMNLTSSITCRSEYEKLGVVLPPTEDVLCAVYKTRPKGHCHNYATGSPLQYIKRVDKVPRYFLAGLMVFSFPHCRAEGSEMFVNLERASDWIKDTVK; this is encoded by the exons ATGGGAAAGGTTATCAGCGAGTGTTGGGGAATACCCATACGAGCCGTCATGGCGCTACTGGGGCTGCTATTAATTCAACAACCTTCTGAAGTTGCTGCAT cAACGTGTGGCGTACGTCGTCTCTCCCCAATGGGACTCGTCACGAAAGGCATCATAGCTGAGCCAGGAGATTGGCCTTGGCATGTTGCACTGTTTGCCCACATGAAGTCTGCGAAACCAGAATACAAGTGTGGCGGATCGATTATCAGTCAACACTTTGTGCTTTCCG CTGCTCACTGTATAAAGGAACCGAACCCCGATCACTATTTCCTGAAGGCAGGTATACACCATCTGAACAACGATAACGACACGAGCGTGATCGTTTACAACCTGTTCGAGATCATCCTCCATCCAAAGTATGACCGGCACACCTTCTACAACGACATTGCCCTGATGCGCCCTGATCGAGCGATCTCGTTCGCTTCGTTCTCCATCTTCCCGATCTGCTTATGGCCGTCGCACAACGCCACCCTGATCGACGTTCTGAGCCGGTCCGGCATAGCTGTTGGGTTTGGATTTGATGAAACGCACCGTATCAGCGAAACGCTTCAGCAAGCCTCTATGAAGGTAATCGAGAAGCAGCAGTGCATTGAGCAGCTGCCCGAGCACGTTCGTTTTCTGCCGCAGGATGCGGGCAAGATGTGTGCGATCGGGACGGAATCGGGTGCGAACGTGTGCTCCGGTGACAGTGGCGGTGGGTTGTACTTCGCAAAGGATCAGGTTTGGTACCTGCGGGGCATTGTGAGTGCGGCAGCCCGGCGTGATCTGGACACGGGTGAGGCTACGTGCAATGCGGCCCTGCCAGCGACGTACACCGATGTGGCGCAGTACACGACCTGGATCAATGCGCACCAGCAGTTAGTGGATCAGCGCAATCTGCTCAAGCTGGAGGAGTGTGGCGTGGCCCGCAACTCGGAGGTGCAGGATGAGATGAAGAAGCCGGTGTTCAATCAGTACCCGTGGAATGCGCTGCTGGAGTTCCGGCAGCTTGACAAGGTGCAGACACATCTGGTGTGCAGTGGCATTCTAATACACCCGCGATACGTCCTTGCGGTGGGGCACTGTGTAGAGGGAGTGTTCAGTAACTATAAGCT GCAATCGGTTCGTCTTGGGGAGTACAACATCCGCTCGGTGGAAGACGCGGATCCGAACGCTCCGGCCACAACGATCACGTCCCAATCGGTGGACATCGAGCAGGTGTTCTTCCATCCCAACTACAACAAACCGCAGTATGCCAACAATCTCGCTCTGCTCAAGCTGAAGCACAACGCAGATACGAGCAAACCGAACATTAAACCCATCTGTCTGCCAGCGGTCGACGATTACAAGGAGACGTTCCTGACGGTGAGCGGCTGGAAGCGCAATAAGCTTGTCTTTCCCAAGATGGAGCGCGACGCAATGAACCTCACTTCGTCGATAACCTGTCGCAGTGAGTACGAAAAACTTGGCGTCGTTCTGCCTCCCACCGAGGATGTGCTGTGTGCGGTGTACAAGACACGTCCGAAGGGTCACTGTCACAACTACGCCACCGGCTCGCCGCTGCAGTACATCAAGCGGGTCGACAAGGTACCGCGCTACTTCTTGGCCGGCCTGATGGTGTTTAGCTTCCCGCACTGCCGGGCGGAGGGAAGCGAGATGTTTGTAAACCTTGAACGTGCGAGCGATTGGATTAAGGATACGGTGAAATGA